In bacterium, a single window of DNA contains:
- the lpxL gene encoding Lipid A biosynthesis lauroyltransferase has translation MATAAPPTDAVPAIPWRLKVRRQLELAGTRGLAWRVRQMSRPAALQLADRLAGLALKMPFLRRNFRNALAQIADVLANQPEGAHPDLILQESMRTLARTMVDFLRFPLYSAEDIRAQAAPAVGGEYWNNYLASDQGAMIGLGMHIGSWEWAGAHIVTDVPMAAAGKAQRDSRLTDLAIDLREGIGIDHFLSQENSRKLIETLRRKDKVILGLIADQNGGRDGVFVPVAGRLASCVKGPGFLMQRYKVPAMLLTAVWDGDQYRPVYGPPFTSFDSGNAELDGLLNTARIHEHYLAMIRAYPGQWLWLHRRFKSTVDLVPPEEWSSRVLTEEQWAPWRAQCPELEGLTERLRGA, from the coding sequence ATGGCCACGGCTGCTCCCCCCACCGATGCGGTGCCCGCGATTCCCTGGCGGCTGAAAGTCCGGCGACAACTGGAGCTGGCTGGCACCCGGGGCCTCGCCTGGCGGGTCCGGCAGATGTCGCGACCTGCGGCCCTGCAACTGGCCGACCGGCTCGCAGGACTGGCGCTGAAAATGCCCTTCCTGCGCCGCAACTTTCGCAATGCACTTGCACAAATCGCCGATGTCCTTGCGAATCAACCGGAAGGGGCGCATCCCGACCTGATTCTGCAGGAGTCCATGCGGACCCTGGCCCGCACGATGGTCGACTTCCTCCGCTTTCCCCTCTACAGCGCTGAAGACATCCGTGCCCAGGCTGCTCCGGCTGTGGGGGGAGAATACTGGAACAACTATCTCGCCTCGGATCAGGGCGCCATGATCGGACTGGGAATGCACATCGGCAGCTGGGAGTGGGCGGGAGCGCATATCGTGACCGATGTCCCCATGGCCGCCGCAGGCAAAGCCCAGCGCGACTCCCGGCTCACGGATCTGGCCATCGATCTGCGGGAGGGGATTGGCATCGACCATTTCCTGTCGCAGGAAAATTCCCGCAAGCTCATCGAAACCCTGCGTCGCAAGGACAAAGTGATCCTGGGGCTGATTGCGGATCAGAATGGGGGGCGGGATGGCGTGTTTGTCCCGGTGGCCGGACGCCTCGCCTCCTGTGTCAAAGGCCCCGGCTTCCTCATGCAGCGGTACAAAGTCCCGGCGATGCTGCTGACCGCGGTCTGGGATGGGGATCAGTACCGCCCGGTTTATGGTCCTCCCTTCACGAGTTTCGACTCGGGCAACGCCGAACTCGATGGACTCCTCAACACCGCCCGTATCCATGAGCATTACCTCGCCATGATCCGGGCATATCCCGGACAGTGGCTCTGGCTCCATCGACGCTTCAAGTCCACGGTCGACCTGGTCCCCCCGGAAGAATGGAGCTCCCGGGTCCTCACCGAAGAGCAATGGGCGCCCTGGCGCGCGCAATGTCCAGAACTCGAAGGGCTTACGGAGCGCCTGCGTGGGGCATGA
- the mnmA gene encoding tRNA-specific 2-thiouridylase MnmA, translating into MTEATISALLARITDANRLPSPAAGPVVVGLSGGVDSGTTAWVLRKLGYDVIGITAHLYGGAIETDPRSGRGCCSLPGSEDARRVAAALQMPFYVLNLEKDFRQHVLDPFAGMYLAGETPNPCVECNRGVKFDVLLRKARDLGAHWLATGHYARIVATETGSLALEQATDPDKDQSYFLYFLDSPLLAHLGFPLGSLTKAEVRTLAAAARLPVANKPESQDLCFAPDGDYAAVVDLLRPGSQNSGPILDQSGTLLGEHRGLVHYTVGQRKGLGLAAPEPLFVLEKDVARNALIVGPAAACDTREVWLREVVRTDGGDPATPYDCELQPRYRGPRIVAHIEPLEGRRARVTYATPGPLPAPGQVAVAWQGRRVVGGGRFDVAWRHAPPLVPAGHAL; encoded by the coding sequence ATGACTGAGGCCACCATCAGCGCGCTCCTCGCGCGGATCACCGATGCCAATCGATTACCTTCGCCAGCCGCAGGTCCAGTCGTGGTCGGCCTCTCTGGTGGGGTCGATTCCGGCACCACGGCCTGGGTCCTCCGGAAACTGGGTTACGACGTCATCGGTATCACCGCACATCTGTATGGTGGTGCGATTGAGACAGATCCCCGGTCCGGACGGGGCTGCTGTTCGTTGCCGGGGAGCGAGGATGCCCGGCGTGTCGCGGCAGCGCTGCAGATGCCGTTCTACGTGCTCAACCTGGAGAAGGACTTCCGGCAGCATGTCCTGGACCCCTTCGCCGGGATGTACCTCGCGGGGGAAACCCCGAATCCCTGCGTGGAATGCAATCGGGGTGTGAAGTTCGACGTCCTCCTGCGCAAGGCCCGCGACCTGGGAGCGCACTGGCTCGCCACCGGGCACTACGCCCGTATCGTCGCAACCGAAACAGGATCCCTGGCACTGGAACAGGCCACCGATCCCGACAAGGACCAGAGTTACTTTCTCTATTTCCTCGATTCGCCCCTCCTGGCGCATCTCGGTTTCCCGCTGGGAAGTCTCACGAAGGCCGAAGTCCGGACGCTGGCGGCGGCAGCCCGGCTGCCAGTCGCGAACAAGCCAGAGTCGCAGGACCTCTGCTTTGCGCCGGATGGGGACTATGCCGCAGTCGTGGATCTGTTGCGCCCAGGATCCCAGAACTCTGGACCGATTTTGGATCAGTCAGGAACCCTCCTCGGAGAGCATCGGGGACTCGTGCATTACACGGTCGGGCAGCGCAAGGGGCTCGGACTGGCGGCACCGGAGCCGCTCTTTGTCCTGGAGAAAGATGTTGCCCGTAACGCGCTAATCGTGGGACCCGCCGCCGCCTGCGACACCCGGGAAGTCTGGCTCCGGGAAGTGGTCCGGACCGATGGTGGCGACCCCGCGACGCCCTATGACTGCGAGCTGCAGCCCCGCTATCGGGGTCCCAGGATCGTGGCCCACATCGAGCCCCTGGAGGGGCGACGCGCACGAGTGACCTACGCCACCCCCGGGCCGCTGCCCGCACCGGGACAGGTGGCGGTCGCGTGGCAGGGGCGACGTGTCGTGGGGGGCGGACGGTTCGATGTCGCCTGGCGTCATGCGCCACCGTTAGTGCCCGCTGGTCACGCGTTATGA